Proteins from a single region of Leptolyngbya sp. CCY15150:
- a CDS encoding HAD family hydrolase, producing MKTTSPTILALDFDGVLCDGLIEYFQTAWQAYGRIWSPMSAQPPAGLAERFYRLRPVVETGWEMPLLLRSLLLGAADADILNDWPTLAHDLVTAEQLDSAHLATTVDGVRDEWIARDVDHWLAQHRFYPGVIARLQEAIAQCTVAIVTTKEGRFVMQLLQQQGIQLDPSMILGKEVKQPKYQTLRQLRSRYGSQSVIWFVEDRLKALQSVQGQDDLHDVRLFLADWGYNTESDRAQAQQAAAVDLISLATFCQPFSHWPSHQDDSASAST from the coding sequence ATGAAGACAACGTCGCCCACTATTCTGGCACTTGATTTTGATGGTGTCTTGTGCGATGGACTGATTGAATATTTCCAGACGGCATGGCAAGCCTATGGCCGCATCTGGTCGCCAATGTCGGCTCAGCCACCGGCAGGGCTGGCTGAGCGCTTTTACCGCCTGCGGCCGGTGGTAGAAACGGGTTGGGAGATGCCGCTGCTGCTGCGATCGCTCCTGTTGGGTGCCGCCGATGCCGATATTTTGAACGACTGGCCGACCCTCGCCCATGATCTAGTCACCGCCGAGCAGCTCGACAGCGCCCACCTAGCCACCACGGTAGACGGCGTTCGGGATGAGTGGATTGCCCGAGACGTAGACCATTGGCTAGCCCAGCATCGCTTCTATCCTGGGGTGATTGCCCGACTGCAGGAGGCGATCGCCCAATGTACGGTGGCGATTGTCACCACGAAGGAAGGACGGTTTGTGATGCAACTGTTGCAGCAGCAGGGGATCCAGCTTGATCCATCGATGATTTTAGGTAAGGAAGTGAAGCAACCTAAGTATCAAACCCTGCGCCAGTTGCGATCGCGCTATGGGAGCCAGAGCGTGATCTGGTTTGTGGAAGATCGGCTCAAGGCCTTACAGTCGGTGCAGGGGCAAGACGATCTGCATGACGTGCGGCTGTTCCTGGCCGACTGGGGCTACAATACCGAGAGCGATCGCGCCCAAGCCCAGCAGGCTGCTGCCGTTGACTTAATATCCCTAGCCACGTTTTGCCAACCCTTTAGCCATTGGCCGAGTCATCAGGATGATTCTGCTTCGGCCTCAACTTGA